The following are encoded together in the Balaenoptera acutorostrata chromosome 9, mBalAcu1.1, whole genome shotgun sequence genome:
- the TMEM45B gene encoding transmembrane protein 45B, with translation MANFKGHALPGSFFLIVGLWWSVKYPLKYFHQKGKSSRLTHHYQRLEITEAAIRTLFSVVGMLAEQFVPDGPHLHLSHEDHWVKLSNWQHSTMYLFFGVSGVVDVLTSLLTHIPLGLDRLVMAVAAANEGFLLYHHVHHRPPLDQHIHSLLLCAVFAGAVSLTLEVILRDNIVLELFRTSLVILQGTWFWQIGFVLFPLFGAPEWDQEDDANIMFITMCFCWHYLAALCIVAVSYSLVYGFLTRVKRPGDREIIGIQKLKSDHTYQKALLSGSDED, from the exons ATGGCAAATTTCAAGGGCCACGCTCTCCCAGGGAGCTTCTTCCTGATAGTTGGACTGTGGTGGTCAGTGAAGTACCCACTGAAGTACTTTCACCAAAAGGGGAAGAGCAGCCGACTGACGCACCACTATCAGCGTCTTGAGATCACTGAGGCCGCCATCAGAACTTTATTTTCAGTCGTCG GCATGCTGGCAGAGCAGTTTGTTCCCGACGGGCCCCACCTCCACCTGTCCCACGAGGACCACTGGGTAAAGCTCAGTAACTGGCAGCACAGCACCATGTACCTGTTCTTTGGGGTCTCGGGAGTCGTGGACGTGCTGACCTCCCTCCTCACCCACATCCCCCTGGGGCTGGACAGACTGGTCATGGCTGTGGCAGCTGCCAACGAAG GCTTCCTCTTGTACCACCACGTCCACCACCGGCCACCGCTGGACCAGCACATCCACTCCCTCCTGCTGTGCGCCGTGTTCGCAGGGGCTGTCAGCCTCACCTTGGAAGTGATCCTCCGGGACAACATCGTGCTGGAACTCTTCCGTACCAGCCTCGTTATTCTTCAGGGCACCTGGTTCTGGCAG ATCGGGTTCGTGCTGTTCCCGCTTTTTGGAGCACCCGAATGGGACCAGGAAGATGACGCCAACATCATGTTCATCACCATGTGCTTCTGCTGGCACTACTTGGCCGCCCTCTGCATTGTGGCCGTCAGCTACTCGCTGGTTTACGG CTTCCTGACACGGGTAAAGAGGCCTGGAGACAGAGAAATCATTGGGATTCAGAAGCTGAAGTCAGATCACACCTACCAAAAGGCCCTCCTGAGCGGCTCTGATGAGGACTAG